From one Humulus lupulus chromosome 8, drHumLupu1.1, whole genome shotgun sequence genomic stretch:
- the LOC133798219 gene encoding uncharacterized serine-rich protein C215.13, translating to MPSSDHHHQQQEHQVDHHHPQQQQQLSKQSFRMIKQDDKFFSRLLSKDTSQPNSSCRVYYGEAAGAIPFVWESQPGTPKHTFESNTLPPLTPPPSYSTSATTCSKSKVSKPRSLLLLIMSTTTTLIFSKINKSAKTSTAAAGHNQLSQPSSSSFSSSSSSSSYSSWSISSSSYNSASSTTKQKALLQNRRRFFGSKFPTSPSSSFDYVAAEYKDDAASKSPTSALCFPTMRKKNHWNRVSVSYVRSSNLGHRD from the coding sequence ATGCCGAGCAGtgatcatcatcatcaacaacaaGAACATCAGGTGGATCATCATCAtccacagcagcagcagcagctttCGAAGCAGTCTTTCAGAATGATCAAACAGGACGACAAGTTCTTCTCCAGGCTGTTATCCAAGGATACCTCACAGCCAAACTCGTCTTGCAGAGTCTACTACGGCGAGGCAGCTGGCGCCATCCCATTCGTCTGGGAGTCACAGCCAGGTACTCCTAAGCACACCTTCGAATCAAACACTCTCCCTCCTCTAACACCACCTCCTTCCTATTCTACCTCCGCCACTACTTGTTCCAAATCCAAAGTATCCAAGCCAAGATCACTTCTTCTCCTCATCATGAGTACTACTACAACGTTAATCTTCTCCAAGATTAATAAGTCAGCCAAGACGTCGACCGCCGCCGCCGGACATAACCAGCTGTCTCAACCCTCTTCGTCATCGTTCTCGTCGTCCTCGTCTTCTTCGTCCTATTCATCTTGGTCGATTTCCTCGTCCAGTTATAACTCTGCTTCTTCAACTACTAAGCAGAAAGCATTGCTTCAAAACCGACGTCGTTTCTTTGGTTCGAAATTTCCAACGTCGCCGTCGTCCTCTTTTGATTACGTGGCGGCGGAGTATAAGGACGATGCGGCGTCTAAATCTCCTACTTCGGCTTTGTGTTTTCctactatgagaaagaaaaaccATTGGAACCGTGTTTCGGTCAGCTATGTCAGGTCTTCAAACCTAGGCCACCGGGATTAA